A genomic segment from Nicotiana tabacum cultivar K326 chromosome 7, ASM71507v2, whole genome shotgun sequence encodes:
- the LOC142161979 gene encoding putative F-box protein At3g16210, producing MTGTPLKRAAMEHSMIFLPHDILFFILIRLHVKSLLRFRSVSKPWKVIISDEKFKKTHHDQSKASSPQNLLVQLNDGEFEFRDLENSQIAMRIQKFPLKRFQHAPALCSCDGMVLLKSHLAYKAYALWNPYTNEYGIFECPYVEAYSCKTPHACGFSYDSNVDDYKVILIYKLFYTVCSVNRNHWMKKTSDHPKVQALNDWSYECSKGISVDGYVFWSLEWKINHFVGRNSTIIYFDLKLDELKEVPRPDFIGENHLYRLPSLKGRIGLYGGSMNIETLNVWIMEQDGWKLLMKISCNVFCKHFVGNVVLLGCTRSRGGPRI from the coding sequence ATGACTGGCACCCCGCTAAAGAGAGCAGCCATGGAACATAGTATGATCTTTCTTCCACATGATATTCTATTTTTCATCCTTATTAGGCTACATGTTAAATCTTTGTTACGTTTTCGATCTGTTTCTAAACCATGGAAAGTTATAATATCCGACGAAAAATTCAAGAAAACTCACCATGATCAATCCAAAGCGTCGAGTCCCCAAAATCTCTTGGTACAATTAAATGATGGTGAATTTGAGTTTAGAGACTTAGAAAATTCCCAAATTGCAATGAGAATACAAAAATTTCCTCTAAAGAGATTTCAACATGCTCCAGCCTTATGTTCATGTGATGGTATGGTTTTATTAAAGAGCCATTTGGCTTATAAAGCATATGCTTTGTGGAATCCTTATACCAATGAATATGGAATCTTTGAATGTCCATATGTGGAAGCTTATAGTTGCAAAACTCCACATGCTTGTGGATTTAGTTATGATTCTAATGTCGATGATTACAAGGTTATATTGATCTATAAATTGTTTTATACTGTGTGTTCTGTGAATAGGAATCATTGGATGAAGAAAACGAGTGACCATCCTAAAGTACAAGCACTCAATGATTGGTCATATGAGTGCAGTAAGGGGATTAGTGTTGACGGTTATGTATTCTGGTCTCTAGAATGGAAAATTAACCACTTCGTAGGCAGAAATTCTACGATTATatattttgacctgaaattagATGAACTGAAAGAGGTACCAAGACCAGATTTTATAGGTGAAAATCATTTGTATCGTTTGCCTTCTTTGAAAGGTCGTATTGGTTTGTATGGTGGCAGCATGAATATTGAAACATTAAACGTTTGGATCATGGAACAAGATGGATGGAAACTGTTAATGAAAATTAGTTGCAATGTCTTTTG